From a region of the Dictyostelium discoideum AX4 chromosome 2 chromosome, whole genome shotgun sequence genome:
- the ksrA-1 gene encoding 3-dehydrosphinganine reductase (Similar to SDR), with the protein MIIYILFSLLAAVIVHLVYKKQTGFKLKGKHIVVVGGSSGIGKELVYELLKENIASISVISRSLDKLRSVVDDCPSEVCTKSTPLNVGSLKSKIEIYSCDITNKIKVKETIAQIVSKNQGGKIDCLINCAGFAIPGYFIEQDEEIFEKTMQLDYFGSLYATKEVVPLMIENGGQGGHIVFVSSTCGLVGVPGYSTYCPSKFALRGLAETLRSELKPYKITFSVVYPPDTDTPGYQQENLTKPEETVAISGGGKAVSPLEVAKSIVSGIKNGDYHIAYDVPTKLCAVLSPGLTPFYFSFFDILLAPICRLVGIIAMNQNDAEVLKSWKKRNQLKK; encoded by the exons atgattatttatattttattttcattattagcAGCAGTTATTGTCCATTTGGTGTATAAGAAACAAACAGGGTTCAAATTAAAGGGTAAacatattgttgttgttggtggatCAAGTGGAATTGGTAAAGAATTAGtttatgaattattaaaagaaaatattgcTAGTATTTCAGTTATTTCAAGAAGTTTAGATAAATTAAGATCAGTTGTTGATGATTGTCCATCTGAAGTATGTACAAAATCCACACCTTTAAATGTTGga tcattaaaatcaaaaattgaaatttattcatgtgatattacaaataaaattaaagttaaaGAAACCATTGCACAAATTGTATCAAAGAATCAAGGTGGTAAAATTGATTGTTTAATAAATTGTGCAGGATTTGCGATTCCAGGATATTTCATTGAACAAGATGAAGAAATCTTTGAAAAGACAATGCAATTAGATTATTTCGGATCATTATATGCAACCAAAGAAGTTGTACCATTAATGATTGAAAATGGTGGTCAAGGTGGTCACATTGTATTCGTATCGTCAACATGTGGTTTAGTGGGTGTACCAGGTTATTCAACTTATTGCCCATCGAAATTCGCATTGAGGGGATTAGCTGAAACATTAAGATCAGAATTGAAACCATATAAAATTACATTCTCTGTTGTTTATCCACCAGATACCGATACACCAGGATATCAACAAGAGAATCTCACAAAACCAGAAGAAACCGTTGCAATCAGTGGTGGAGGTAAAGCAGTATCACCATTGGAAGTTGCTAAATCAATCGTTAGTGGTATTAAAAATGGCGATTATCATATCGCCTACGATGTTCCAACTAAACTTTGTGCTGTATTATCACCAGGTCTCACCCCATTCTATTTCTCTTTCTTTGATATCCTTTTAGCTCCAATTTGTCGTTTAGTTGGTATAATTGCAATGAATCAAAATGATGCAgaagttttaaaatcttggaaaaaaagaaatcaattaaaaaaataa